In Myxocyprinus asiaticus isolate MX2 ecotype Aquarium Trade chromosome 3, UBuf_Myxa_2, whole genome shotgun sequence, the following proteins share a genomic window:
- the LOC127424900 gene encoding ubiquitin-associated and SH3 domain-containing protein B-like produces the protein MAAKDDLYAKVAPRMQRQNRPGTVKHGSSLDVLLSMGFPKTRALKALVSTGGRNVQAACDWLFSHVDDPFLDDPLPREYVLYLKPSGPLLNQLSNFWQQSRITCGKNKAHNIFPHITLCQFFMCADSKVDSLCEALQTVVSQWRGRFPSPLPLEFYSSSNFIGLFVEEKVAEVIKNFAADFATEAASKADVHVEPHKKQLHVTLAYHFQSNHLASLEKLAKGVDITLGCDWQAVLFSRDIRFANHETLRVMYPYVPQNDDELELVPGDFIFMSSLEQATASEGWVYGTSMSTGLSGLLPENYVNRADECDTWVFHGSFSFLNGTSPSNSRGAVGGLFLDTHFDGRDDPISMDPLTLSVICQPMQMLRPNQSRLPKRTLFVCRHGERMDVVFGKHWINQCFDAKGRYVRSNLNMPPSLPARSGGYRDYDKDCPITVFGSTQARLVGEALLESHTVVDFVYCSPSLRCVQTAYNILRGLQQDAKTKIRVEPGLFEWTKWVSGTSLPAWIPPADLAAANLSVDTTYRPHIPISKLAVSESYETYISRSFQVTREILSECNNLGNTVLIVAHASSLEACTRQIQGLTPQNSKDFVQVVRKIPYLGFCACEEMGETGVWQLVDPPILPLTHGPNHSFNWRETLLQD, from the exons GTTGTTCTCCCATGTAGATGACCCATTCCTAGATGATCCTTTACCTAGGGAGTATGTGCTGTACCTGAAACCCAGCGGCCCTCTCCTCAACCAGCTCTCCAACTTCTGGCAACAGAGTCGCATCACCTGTGGCAAGAACAAAGCCCACAATATCTTTCCTCACATAACCCTCTGCCAGTTCTTCATG tGTGCAGACAGTAAGGTAGATTCCCTCTGTGAAGCTCTGCAGACGGTGGTAAGCCAGTGGAGAGGTCGTTTTCCTTCCCCCCTCCCCCTGGAGTTCTACTCTTCCTCTAACTTCATCGGCCTCTTTGTGGAAGAGAAGGTGGCCGAGGTGATCAAGAACTTTGCTGCAGACTTTGCCACAGAGGCAGCTTCCAAAGCAG ATGTTCATGTGGAGCCCCATAAAAAACAGCTCCATGTAACTCTGGCGTACCACTTTCAATCAAATCATCTTGCATCGTTAGAGAAACTTGCCAAAGGCGTAGACATAACCCTGGGCTGTGATTGGCAAGCTGTACTCTTTTCACGGGACATCCGATTTGCCAATCATGAG ACCCTGCGGGTGATGTACCCTTATGTGCCTCAGAATGATGATGAACTGGAGCTGGTGCCTGGTGACTTTATCTTCATGTCGTCCTTAGAACAGGCCACAGCAAGTGAGGGCTGGGTCTACGGGACCTCTATGAGTACAGGGTTATCTGGACTACtgccagaaaattatgtcaatcgGGCAGACGAGTGTGACACTTGGGTCTTTCATGG ATCTTTTTCTTTCCTTAATGGAACCTCCCCTTCCAATAGCAGGGGTGCAGTTGGTGGATTGTTTCTTGACACACACTTCGATGGCCGTGATGACCCCATCTCAATGGATCCACTCACTCTTAGTGTCATATGTCAGCCTATGCAG ATGCTACGACCCAATCAATCTCGATTGCCTAAGAGAACGTTGTTTGTTTGTCGCCATGGTGAGAGAATGGATGTAGTTTTTGGGAAACACTGGATCAATCAGTGCTTTGATGCCAAAG GTCGGTATGTGCGGTCTAACCTCAATATGCCGCCGAGTCTGCCAGCGAGGAGTGGAGGGTACAGGGACTATGATAAGGACTGCCCTATCACTGTGTTTGGATCCACGCAAGCTCGTCTAGTTG GGGAGGCCCTGCTGGAGAGTCATACAGTGGTAGATTTTGTGTATTGTTCTCCATCTCTGCGCTGCGTGCAAACAGCCTATAATATCCTTAGAG GTCTTCAACAGGATGCAAAGACTAAGATCAGAGTTGAGCCAGGTCTGTTTGAGTGGACTAAATGGGTATCAGGAACCTCGTTACCTGCTTGGATCCCCCCTGCAGACTTGGCAGCTGCTAACCTCAGTGTGGACACAACATACAG ACCTCATATACCGATCAGTAAACTGGCCGTGTCGGAGTCCTATGAAACATACATCAGCCGCAGCTTCCAAGTGACACGTGAAATACTGTCAGAGTGCAATAATCTGG GAAATACAGTGCTGATTGTGGCCCATGCTTCCTCTCTGGAGGCGTGTACTAGGCAGATACAGGGACTCACTCCACAGAACTCTAAAGACTTTGTGCAAGTGGTCAGAAAG ATACCTTACTTGGGCTTTTGTGCCTGTGAGGAGATGGGTGAGACAGGTGTGTGGCAGCTTGTGGACCCTCCAATCCTGCCACTCACCCATGGACCCAATCACAGCTTTAACTGGAGGGAAACGCTGCTGCAGGACTGA